Proteins from a single region of Chromobacterium sp. ATCC 53434:
- the tssF gene encoding type VI secretion system baseplate subunit TssF produces the protein MLESLLPYYERELGHLRELSGEFARRYPKIAGRLQMEGDQCADPHTERLIESFALLASRIHKKLDDDYPEVAESFLDVLYPHYLQPIPSATIVQFECDPARPEIAKRYRVERGQQVQAPAIGGVVCKFRSAYPVDLYPLSLQSARLELTAGSPYLRQQAPDAAALLTLEFQTHGGLALADIGLESLRFFLDGEPALMHLLYELLLSQVLRVRVGDGADNPAATTTLPASVIRPVGFGRDEGMLEYDQRSFVGYRLLTEYFCYPDKFLFVDIAELGKAAARLDGGKLVLQLALADYPDSERHHRLLAQLQAQHLKLGCTPIVNLFNQPGDPIRVSHQKTGYPVLADGRKQQAYEVIQIRRVVRVEKSGDGESSEEVPPFYATRHGGERQTPRFYWHTSREGSPRQGDRGTDLELHLVDLQFNAVRPAAEVLSLDLLCSNRDLPEQIPFGGSQAAQRTDFSLPGHSVVKRVRLLRKPSASQRSPLGRAVQWRLISHLSLNYMSIVDSGVAALQEMLALYNLTASPVNVRQIQGIVGIHSEAAVTRVSGRDFAGFVRGSDIRLKLDADYYVGGSVYLFASVLERFFALYCAPNSFTRLRVETTQQNQEVAAWPARAGEALVI, from the coding sequence ATGCTTGAATCCTTACTACCTTATTACGAACGCGAACTCGGCCACCTGCGGGAGTTGTCGGGCGAGTTCGCGCGCCGTTATCCGAAGATCGCCGGCCGGCTGCAGATGGAGGGCGACCAGTGCGCCGATCCGCACACCGAGCGGCTGATCGAGTCGTTCGCGCTGCTGGCCTCGCGCATCCACAAGAAGCTGGACGACGATTATCCGGAGGTGGCGGAGAGCTTCCTCGACGTGCTGTATCCGCATTATCTGCAGCCCATCCCGTCGGCGACCATCGTCCAGTTCGAGTGCGATCCGGCGCGGCCGGAGATCGCCAAGCGCTACCGGGTGGAGCGCGGTCAGCAGGTGCAGGCGCCGGCGATAGGCGGCGTGGTGTGCAAATTCCGCAGCGCCTACCCGGTGGACCTGTATCCGCTGTCGCTACAGAGCGCGCGGCTGGAGTTGACCGCCGGCTCGCCGTATCTGCGTCAGCAGGCGCCGGACGCGGCGGCGCTGCTGACGCTGGAATTCCAGACCCACGGCGGCCTGGCGCTGGCCGATATCGGCCTGGAGTCGCTGCGCTTCTTCCTCGACGGCGAGCCGGCGCTGATGCATCTGCTGTACGAGCTTTTGCTGTCGCAGGTGTTGCGCGTCCGCGTCGGCGACGGTGCCGACAATCCGGCCGCGACGACGACGCTGCCGGCCTCCGTCATCCGCCCGGTCGGCTTCGGCCGTGACGAAGGCATGCTGGAGTACGATCAGCGCTCCTTCGTCGGTTACCGGCTACTGACCGAGTATTTCTGTTATCCGGACAAATTCCTCTTCGTCGACATCGCCGAGCTGGGCAAGGCCGCGGCGCGGCTGGACGGCGGCAAGCTGGTGCTGCAACTGGCGCTGGCCGATTATCCGGACAGCGAGCGCCACCACCGTTTATTGGCGCAACTGCAGGCGCAGCATCTGAAGCTCGGCTGCACGCCCATCGTCAATCTGTTCAATCAGCCCGGCGATCCGATCCGCGTCAGCCACCAGAAGACCGGCTATCCGGTGCTGGCCGACGGGCGCAAGCAGCAGGCCTACGAGGTGATCCAGATCCGCCGCGTGGTACGTGTGGAGAAGTCCGGCGACGGCGAGAGCAGCGAGGAGGTGCCGCCGTTCTACGCGACCCGCCACGGCGGCGAGCGCCAGACGCCGCGCTTCTACTGGCATACGAGCCGCGAGGGCTCGCCGCGCCAGGGCGACCGCGGCACCGATCTGGAGCTGCACCTGGTCGACCTGCAGTTCAACGCGGTGCGGCCGGCGGCCGAGGTGCTGAGCCTGGACCTGTTGTGCAGCAACCGCGACTTGCCGGAGCAGATTCCGTTCGGCGGCAGCCAGGCGGCGCAGCGCACCGATTTTTCGCTGCCCGGCCATTCGGTGGTCAAGCGGGTGCGGCTGCTGCGCAAGCCGTCGGCCAGCCAGCGCAGCCCATTGGGTCGCGCGGTGCAGTGGCGGCTGATCTCCCACCTGTCGCTGAACTATATGTCCATCGTCGATTCCGGCGTCGCCGCCTTGCAGGAGATGCTGGCGCTGTACAATCTGACCGCCTCGCCGGTCAATGTGCGTCAGATCCAGGGCATCGTCGGCATTCACAGCGAGGCGGCGGTGACGCGGGTCAGCGGCCGCGATTTCGCCGGCTTCGTCCGCGGCAGCGACATCCGCCTGAAACTGGACGCCGATTATTATGTCGGCGGCAGCGTCTATCTGTTCGCCTCGGTGCTGGAGCGCTTCTTCGCCTTGTACTGCGCGCCGAACAGCTTCACGAGGTTGCGGGTGGAGACGACGCAGCAGAACCAGGAAGTGGCGGCATGGCCGGCGCGGGCCGGCGAGGCGCTGGTGATATGA
- a CDS encoding type VI secretion system Vgr family protein, producing MDLSTLLASFASAFTQDNRLLTLALGHGDIAAGQLLPQTLSGEEGVSRPYRYTVSCLSPDANLELKTLLGQSTRLGIADAQGRETVRCGVVSQARLAGSDGGFSRYELSIEPPFALLRHRRASRVFQDLSVPAIVQQIVQEHQAANPAFAQGQTLEIQVGQASPRSYCLQYRESDYDFIVRLLHEEGYAWRFEHIDGDSPQVKLVVFDDVYSLPPAEVERVRFHRSDATEEEDGLTDWQAARQIVPGSVALASFDYQPVSTQHSGDSSQIEQGQTGQSLQSSLQDYDPQGLYYAGDADQLSHYARLRQQAHDAAAKTFEGTGSIRGLTAGQWFRLDDHPAHEGDAAEQREFVVTGQSFQVQNNLPTDLASILPSPLAGEGQGERGINAETAPFTTQIQAQRRGIPLTPAYAHTEQAKPTSLGVQTATVVGPAGSEVHTDEQGRIKVQFHWQRPDEHPTIGAGLDDKSSCWLRVAMPSAGAGWGHQFLPRLGQEVLVDFIEGDIDRPVITGVLYNGGHPPPEFSGAGSLPANKTLSGIKSKEHQGGGYSELLFDDTPGEVRAKLSSEPGKTQLNQGFLAHPRSNGKAQPRGDGFELRTDKHGAIRAAHGLLLSTEAQNGASGKQLAREHAQSQLDSALNLAQSMAEAAAGQLADTMETGPDGIDPDNGKSGNKADGHLQHHVEALKAWEAGSNTDKDGKTAKDQAGQQPLLVLSGPAGIVSTSEQSQTLSAGQNLNLVAQRDANQVTGRRWIHNVGQHISLFVAGVKDKVALKLIAAKGKIQVQAQSDAMELTADQDVTITSVKQKIQFNAKQEVLLTSGGAYVRIKGGKIELHAPGSISFKGASHDWSGGTSLGQMFNSMPDAKFDNKYQILDEHTGQPLINQKYKIIRQSGETELGITDGNGFTHVIKNPDAAEKLQLHLVTSKKKS from the coding sequence ATGGACCTTAGCACCCTGCTCGCCAGCTTCGCCTCCGCCTTCACCCAGGACAACCGCCTGCTGACGCTGGCGCTCGGCCACGGCGACATCGCCGCCGGGCAACTGCTGCCGCAGACCCTGAGCGGCGAGGAGGGCGTGTCCCGACCGTACCGCTACACCGTCAGCTGCCTGTCGCCCGACGCCAACCTTGAACTGAAGACCCTGCTCGGCCAGAGCACCCGCCTCGGCATCGCCGACGCCCAGGGCCGCGAAACCGTCCGCTGCGGCGTCGTCAGCCAGGCCCGACTCGCCGGTTCGGACGGCGGCTTCTCCCGCTACGAACTGAGCATCGAGCCGCCGTTCGCGCTGCTGCGCCACCGCCGCGCCTCGCGCGTGTTCCAGGACTTGAGCGTGCCGGCCATCGTCCAGCAGATCGTCCAGGAACACCAGGCCGCCAACCCGGCCTTCGCCCAGGGGCAGACGCTGGAGATCCAGGTCGGCCAGGCCAGTCCCCGCAGCTACTGCCTGCAGTACCGCGAAAGCGACTACGACTTCATCGTCCGCCTGCTGCACGAAGAAGGCTATGCCTGGCGCTTCGAGCACATCGACGGAGATTCGCCCCAGGTCAAGCTGGTGGTGTTCGACGACGTCTACAGCCTGCCGCCGGCCGAAGTCGAGCGGGTGCGCTTCCACCGCAGCGACGCCACCGAGGAAGAAGACGGCCTGACCGACTGGCAGGCGGCGCGCCAGATCGTGCCCGGCAGCGTCGCGCTGGCCAGCTTCGACTACCAACCGGTATCGACGCAGCACAGCGGCGACAGCAGCCAGATCGAACAGGGCCAGACCGGTCAGTCGCTGCAATCCAGCCTGCAGGACTACGATCCACAGGGCCTGTACTACGCCGGCGACGCCGACCAGCTGTCGCACTACGCCCGGCTGCGCCAACAGGCGCACGACGCCGCAGCCAAGACCTTCGAGGGGACCGGCAGCATCCGCGGCCTGACCGCCGGCCAGTGGTTCCGGCTGGACGATCACCCGGCGCACGAAGGCGACGCCGCCGAACAGCGCGAATTCGTCGTCACCGGCCAGAGCTTCCAGGTTCAGAACAACTTGCCGACAGACCTCGCCTCGATACTCCCCTCGCCCCTGGCGGGAGAGGGGCAGGGGGAGAGGGGGATCAACGCCGAGACCGCCCCGTTCACCACCCAGATCCAGGCGCAGCGACGCGGCATTCCGCTGACGCCGGCCTACGCCCATACGGAACAGGCCAAGCCGACCAGCCTGGGCGTGCAGACCGCCACCGTGGTCGGCCCGGCCGGGTCCGAAGTGCACACCGACGAACAGGGCCGGATCAAGGTGCAGTTCCACTGGCAGCGGCCGGACGAGCACCCGACGATAGGCGCCGGCCTCGACGACAAATCGTCGTGCTGGCTGCGGGTGGCGATGCCGTCGGCCGGCGCCGGCTGGGGCCACCAGTTCCTGCCGCGCCTCGGCCAGGAAGTGCTGGTGGACTTCATCGAAGGCGACATCGACCGTCCGGTGATCACCGGCGTGCTGTACAACGGTGGCCACCCGCCGCCGGAGTTCAGCGGCGCTGGCAGCCTGCCGGCCAACAAGACGCTGTCCGGCATCAAATCGAAAGAACACCAGGGCGGCGGCTACAGCGAGCTGCTGTTCGACGACACGCCCGGCGAAGTGCGGGCCAAGCTCAGCAGCGAGCCAGGCAAGACCCAGCTGAACCAGGGCTTCCTCGCCCACCCGCGCAGCAACGGCAAGGCGCAGCCGCGCGGCGACGGTTTCGAGTTGCGCACCGACAAGCACGGCGCGATCCGCGCCGCCCACGGCCTGCTGTTGAGCACCGAAGCGCAGAACGGCGCGTCCGGCAAACAATTGGCCAGAGAGCACGCCCAGTCGCAGCTGGACAGCGCGCTGAACCTGGCGCAGTCAATGGCCGAGGCGGCGGCGGGCCAGCTGGCCGACACGATGGAGACCGGTCCGGACGGCATAGACCCGGACAACGGCAAGAGCGGCAACAAGGCCGACGGCCATCTGCAGCACCACGTCGAGGCGCTGAAGGCCTGGGAAGCCGGGTCGAATACCGACAAGGACGGCAAAACCGCCAAAGACCAGGCGGGCCAGCAGCCGCTGCTGGTGCTGTCGGGCCCGGCGGGCATCGTCAGCACAAGCGAGCAGAGCCAGACCCTCAGCGCCGGGCAGAACCTAAACCTGGTGGCGCAGCGTGACGCGAACCAGGTGACGGGCCGGCGCTGGATTCACAACGTCGGCCAGCACATCAGCCTGTTCGTGGCGGGAGTGAAGGACAAGGTGGCGCTGAAGCTGATCGCGGCGAAGGGCAAGATTCAGGTGCAGGCGCAGAGTGACGCGATGGAGCTGACGGCCGACCAGGATGTCACCATCACCTCGGTCAAACAGAAAATCCAGTTCAACGCCAAGCAGGAGGTGTTGCTGACCAGCGGCGGCGCCTATGTGAGGATCAAGGGCGGCAAGATAGAGCTGCACGCGCCGGGTTCCATCAGCTTCAAGGGAGCCAGTCATGACTGGAGCGGGGGGACGAGCTTGGGGCAGATGTTCAATTCTATGCCAGATGCCAAGTTTGATAATAAGTACCAAATTCTTGATGAGCATACGGGCCAGCCATTGATTAATCAGAAGTACAAGATAATTCGTCAGTCAGGAGAGACGGAGCTGGGCATCACGGATGGCAATGGTTTTACTCATGTCATCAAGAATCCTGATGCGGCGGAAAAATTGCAACTGCACTTGGTCACGTCAAAAAAGAAGAGTTAA
- the tssE gene encoding type VI secretion system baseplate subunit TssE: MSGNRHAQILPSVLDRLLDDAPDLSHTEPVSLFELSQFKQALARDLEALLNTRLMPMEETLEPFPQARDSLLSYGIPDLSGISLLNPDDRELLREQLRRSIELHEPRLSRVRVHLDAPREMERHLRFRVDAVLKVHPHCPPVTFDATLQLSSNVYKVQG, translated from the coding sequence ATGAGCGGCAACCGCCACGCCCAGATCCTGCCGTCGGTGCTGGACCGGCTGCTGGACGACGCGCCCGATCTGAGCCACACCGAGCCGGTCAGCCTGTTTGAACTGTCGCAGTTCAAGCAGGCGCTGGCGCGCGATCTGGAAGCCTTGCTGAATACCCGGCTGATGCCGATGGAAGAGACGCTGGAGCCCTTCCCCCAGGCCCGCGACAGCCTGCTCAGCTATGGCATTCCTGACCTGTCCGGCATCAGCCTGCTGAACCCGGACGACCGCGAACTGCTGCGCGAGCAGCTGCGCCGCTCGATCGAGCTGCACGAACCGCGGCTGTCCCGCGTGCGCGTGCATCTGGACGCGCCGCGCGAAATGGAGCGCCACCTGCGCTTCCGCGTCGACGCCGTGTTGAAGGTGCATCCGCACTGCCCGCCGGTGACCTTCGACGCCACCCTGCAACTCTCCTCCAACGTTTACAAGGTGCAGGGCTGA
- the icmH gene encoding type IVB secretion system protein IcmH/DotU, whose product MNQASTQTPERAIAVSAPAAPSLREMLEDGIYLLFLLKEGNPPSSAVEFNRRVDQFLGQFERNARNFGKDGNAIGHAKYAFCALMDEIILSSEFALRDEWERMPLQLRLFGEHLAGEGFFNRLEQLRNHPAENIEALEVFYTCLLLGFQGKYLLEGQEKLGYLVHKLGQEIQQVRGGKAEFAPNWQLPQRFQAFVRHELPLWLYFALLAVVGAGIFVAFRWMLARQAASVFGL is encoded by the coding sequence ATGAACCAAGCAAGCACCCAGACCCCGGAACGCGCGATAGCCGTTTCCGCCCCCGCCGCCCCCTCCCTGCGCGAGATGCTGGAGGACGGCATCTACCTGCTGTTCCTGCTGAAGGAAGGCAATCCGCCGAGCAGCGCGGTGGAGTTCAACCGCCGCGTCGATCAATTCCTCGGCCAGTTCGAGCGCAACGCGCGCAACTTCGGCAAGGACGGCAACGCGATCGGCCACGCCAAGTACGCCTTCTGCGCGCTGATGGACGAGATCATCCTGTCCTCCGAGTTCGCGCTGCGCGACGAGTGGGAGCGGATGCCGCTGCAGTTGCGGCTGTTCGGCGAACACCTGGCCGGCGAGGGCTTCTTCAACCGGCTGGAGCAGTTGCGCAACCATCCGGCAGAAAACATCGAGGCGCTAGAGGTGTTCTACACCTGCCTGCTGCTGGGCTTCCAGGGCAAATACCTGCTGGAAGGCCAGGAGAAGCTCGGCTATCTGGTGCACAAGCTGGGCCAGGAAATCCAGCAGGTGCGCGGCGGCAAGGCCGAGTTCGCGCCGAACTGGCAGCTGCCGCAGCGCTTCCAGGCCTTCGTCCGCCACGAATTGCCGCTGTGGCTGTACTTCGCGCTGCTGGCGGTCGTCGGCGCCGGCATCTTCGTCGCCTTCCGCTGGATGCTGGCGCGCCAGGCGGCATCCGTATTCGGGCTATGA
- the tssK gene encoding type VI secretion system baseplate subunit TssK: MLHAQRILWGEGMFLRPQHFQQLALFQEQTQATLLQLTHRHAWGIQRLALDEAALKGGLVRVDGLTVLFRDGTLYQAPEHTPLPLSRDLAAVPQIGIKTTLYACLAQLQPYGGNTRNGEASARPARYHSDHREVSDLYTQALAADLTTLQLDVKLMLEEENRDGYDSVPLCQLEKDATGQWTVGRGYLPPLLAIEGSTELMQMLRRLLDILLVKSQALAGAHRERAKSVMEFGSADISSFWLLHTVNRNFARLRHLSQCQPLHPEELYMALAEFCGELQTFATLYTLSDIPAYRHDRLHEVFPPLDLQIRELLETVVSARYKVIPLHSPRPSFHIGRLESDRLLENVDFYLSVQSDQPASHIIDNVPLKLKIGAPDDVERILNSAMRGVSLAHSAQTPSAIPVRVGNHYFALEPHSEIYSRMLQSRSVCIYVPQTLADISIELIAVFR, from the coding sequence ATGCTTCACGCACAAAGAATCCTATGGGGCGAAGGCATGTTCCTTCGCCCGCAGCATTTCCAGCAGCTGGCGCTGTTCCAGGAGCAGACCCAGGCCACGCTGCTGCAACTGACCCATCGCCACGCCTGGGGCATACAGCGCCTGGCGCTGGACGAGGCCGCGCTGAAGGGCGGTCTCGTCCGCGTCGACGGCCTGACCGTGCTGTTTCGCGACGGTACTCTGTACCAGGCGCCGGAACATACGCCGCTGCCGTTGAGCCGCGATCTGGCCGCGGTGCCGCAAATCGGCATCAAGACCACGCTGTACGCCTGCCTGGCCCAGCTGCAGCCGTACGGCGGCAACACCCGCAACGGCGAAGCCAGCGCCCGGCCGGCCCGCTACCACAGCGACCACCGCGAAGTGTCGGACCTGTACACCCAGGCGCTGGCCGCCGATCTGACCACGCTGCAGCTGGACGTCAAGCTGATGCTGGAGGAGGAGAACCGCGACGGTTACGATTCCGTTCCGCTGTGCCAGCTGGAAAAGGACGCCACCGGACAATGGACCGTCGGCCGCGGCTATCTGCCACCGCTGCTGGCGATCGAGGGCTCGACCGAGCTGATGCAGATGCTGCGCCGTCTGCTGGACATCCTGCTGGTGAAGAGCCAGGCGCTGGCCGGCGCCCACCGCGAGCGCGCCAAGAGCGTGATGGAGTTCGGCTCTGCCGACATCAGTTCCTTCTGGCTGCTGCACACCGTCAACCGCAACTTCGCGCGGCTGCGCCATCTGTCGCAGTGCCAGCCCTTGCATCCGGAAGAGCTGTACATGGCGCTGGCCGAGTTCTGCGGCGAGCTGCAGACCTTCGCCACGCTGTACACGCTGTCCGATATTCCGGCCTACCGCCACGACCGCCTGCACGAAGTGTTCCCGCCGCTGGACCTGCAGATCCGCGAATTGCTGGAAACCGTCGTGTCGGCCCGTTACAAGGTGATCCCGCTGCATTCGCCACGGCCGTCCTTCCACATCGGCCGGCTGGAAAGCGACCGCTTGTTGGAAAACGTGGACTTCTACCTGTCGGTGCAGAGCGACCAGCCGGCCAGCCACATCATCGACAATGTGCCGCTGAAGCTGAAGATAGGCGCGCCGGACGACGTCGAACGCATCCTGAACTCGGCGATGCGCGGCGTCAGCCTGGCCCACTCGGCGCAAACGCCGTCCGCGATACCGGTACGGGTTGGCAACCATTATTTCGCCCTGGAGCCGCACAGCGAGATCTACAGCCGCATGCTGCAATCGCGCAGCGTCTGCATCTATGTGCCGCAAACCCTGGCCGATATTTCGATAGAACTGATTGCGGTCTTCCGCTGA
- the tssJ gene encoding type VI secretion system lipoprotein TssJ, with amino-acid sequence MLDLICKEVKRPCRIRYGACKQQQADCLESTLVRHLISGVNYMDLTQHWQKTCAIIAVMILPLLAGCAGPKNIMVNSEASPTINRDRHGKPLSVVVQIYQLKNDQAFKLLTPDLLASGKPIQDVIGSAALSSKELIFVPGSKQELDLTIQEDANYIGVIAYFRQPNSHFWRLLYDAGRVRSKDLKFKVGDCYLQAIKPETIALPDQPNNGNIDCPAGRNP; translated from the coding sequence ATGCTTGATTTGATTTGCAAAGAAGTCAAGAGGCCGTGTCGAATTCGATACGGCGCTTGCAAGCAGCAGCAAGCGGATTGTTTAGAATCCACGCTTGTCCGCCATCTTATTTCGGGTGTGAATTATATGGATTTAACTCAGCACTGGCAAAAAACTTGCGCGATCATCGCCGTGATGATCCTGCCACTGCTCGCAGGCTGCGCAGGCCCAAAAAATATCATGGTTAACAGCGAAGCCAGTCCGACGATAAACCGCGACAGGCATGGAAAACCGTTGTCTGTCGTCGTTCAGATCTATCAGCTGAAAAACGATCAAGCATTCAAATTACTCACACCTGACCTTTTGGCCAGTGGAAAGCCAATTCAAGATGTGATTGGCTCCGCGGCATTATCAAGCAAGGAACTTATATTTGTTCCAGGCAGTAAGCAGGAGTTGGACCTGACCATCCAGGAAGACGCTAATTACATTGGGGTTATTGCTTACTTCCGCCAGCCAAATTCCCATTTTTGGCGCCTGCTTTATGATGCCGGCAGGGTCCGTAGCAAGGATCTCAAATTCAAAGTCGGCGACTGCTATTTACAGGCGATCAAACCAGAAACGATAGCGCTGCCCGATCAACCGAATAACGGCAACATCGATTGCCCGGCCGGCCGCAACCCATAA
- a CDS encoding M15 family metallopeptidase, translating to MMLLAPLIVACIVLLLLWLGWRYFLGGARLQVQQATIGPSPNPTGEPVENNRPAAGFLRLAKGVFAPFSRLRLPSRRVMLPLVSLLVVGAVVAITLHFAGYHRDPQFMPNEYAHGIQIRQALLEEKLVPPPPLPPSAFVDAVAEKPQLALDKADRDWSKMDPAFVQDVLRVMGRMKARGFPMVLLEGFRSAERQNRLAGGGTKVTQAKGGESKHQYGLAADLAPVRNGKVVISERDPWAMQAYNALGEESRAIGLTWGGVWSFRDYGHIERTGSLRALLARRNDK from the coding sequence ATGATGTTATTGGCGCCACTGATAGTGGCTTGCATCGTATTGCTTTTGTTGTGGCTCGGCTGGCGTTATTTCCTTGGCGGAGCAAGGCTGCAAGTTCAACAGGCGACGATTGGCCCTTCCCCGAATCCGACTGGCGAACCGGTTGAAAACAACCGGCCCGCAGCCGGTTTTTTGCGTCTCGCGAAAGGGGTGTTCGCGCCGTTTTCGCGGCTGAGGCTCCCGTCGCGGCGCGTGATGTTGCCCTTGGTTTCGTTGTTGGTGGTGGGCGCGGTTGTGGCGATTACGCTGCACTTTGCCGGCTATCACCGCGATCCGCAGTTCATGCCCAATGAATATGCGCATGGCATCCAAATCCGGCAGGCCCTGCTGGAGGAAAAGCTGGTTCCGCCGCCGCCGCTGCCGCCCAGCGCCTTTGTCGACGCGGTGGCGGAAAAGCCGCAGCTGGCCCTGGATAAGGCCGACCGCGACTGGAGCAAGATGGATCCGGCCTTCGTGCAGGATGTGCTGCGGGTGATGGGGAGAATGAAGGCGCGCGGTTTCCCGATGGTGCTGTTGGAAGGTTTCCGCAGCGCCGAACGGCAGAACCGCCTGGCCGGCGGCGGCACCAAGGTGACGCAGGCCAAGGGCGGCGAGAGCAAGCATCAATACGGCCTGGCGGCCGATCTGGCGCCGGTGCGCAATGGCAAGGTGGTGATTTCCGAGCGCGACCCCTGGGCGATGCAGGCTTACAACGCGCTGGGCGAGGAGTCCCGCGCGATCGGCCTGACCTGGGGCGGAGTGTGGAGCTTCCGCGATTACGGCCACATCGAGCGAACAGGCTCATTGCGCGCGCTGCTGGCGCGGCGCAATGACAAATGA